A genomic stretch from Pseudomonadota bacterium includes:
- the murF gene encoding UDP-N-acetylmuramoyl-tripeptide--D-alanyl-D-alanine ligase, which yields MSNGRMSEFAQITEGMLKGEDCIFTGVSTDTRSLKGNDLFIALKGPTFDGHEFLTQAQKLGASGFVVSQDGCEHVPHVRVEDTRKALGAFAAAWRQRFSIPVAAITGSNGKTSTKEMLAAILSVRHATHATSGNMNNDIGVPLTLLALKRSHQAAVIEIGTNAPGEIGYLTNLVTPTVGVITNAYSAHLAGLGTLEGVAEEKGALLAGLSADATAVINADDRFAEQWRDRTSAETVLTFGEHEDADFRFSDLNQSVDQERARLEFTLHTPIGQRPVTLPLAGKHNARNAAAAAAVAFAMGATLDEIQAGLAAANGVAGRMQIQMARCGARIIDDSYNSNPASARAAIRFLTEQKEPGWLVLGEMGELGSNAPDMHASIGKLAYELGVERLFAVGSHSRAAVAAFGKGALWFETVEELERALNRELRLGVNVLIKASRAMRLERLTDALCRPPESLTSSSSGAGAC from the coding sequence ATGAGTAATGGTCGCATGAGTGAGTTTGCGCAAATCACTGAAGGGATGCTGAAGGGAGAAGACTGCATCTTTACCGGAGTCTCGACCGACACGCGCTCGCTAAAAGGCAATGACCTGTTTATCGCGCTTAAAGGCCCGACATTCGATGGTCATGAATTCTTAACCCAAGCCCAAAAGTTAGGTGCGTCTGGGTTTGTGGTGAGTCAAGATGGGTGTGAGCATGTTCCACATGTTCGCGTAGAGGATACGCGCAAGGCACTCGGCGCGTTCGCGGCTGCGTGGCGTCAACGTTTCTCAATACCTGTTGCTGCGATCACCGGTAGCAATGGTAAGACGTCGACCAAGGAGATGTTGGCCGCCATTCTAAGTGTTCGCCACGCGACTCACGCGACCAGCGGCAATATGAATAATGATATTGGCGTGCCGTTAACGCTGCTCGCATTGAAACGCAGTCATCAGGCGGCGGTCATTGAAATTGGAACCAATGCGCCGGGTGAGATCGGCTATCTGACCAACTTGGTGACGCCTACGGTGGGCGTTATTACGAACGCGTACTCGGCGCATCTAGCCGGACTGGGCACACTCGAGGGCGTGGCCGAAGAAAAAGGTGCGCTCCTCGCCGGGTTGTCCGCCGACGCGACGGCGGTTATAAATGCCGACGACCGTTTTGCCGAACAGTGGCGGGACCGCACGTCCGCTGAAACCGTGCTCACGTTTGGTGAACATGAAGACGCCGATTTCCGATTCAGTGATCTCAATCAGTCCGTTGATCAAGAGCGGGCGAGATTGGAGTTCACATTGCATACGCCGATTGGTCAGCGACCGGTGACCTTGCCACTCGCCGGTAAGCACAATGCGCGCAATGCCGCGGCAGCGGCTGCCGTCGCCTTCGCTATGGGTGCCACGCTCGATGAGATACAGGCTGGGCTCGCGGCAGCTAATGGTGTCGCCGGACGCATGCAAATCCAGATGGCACGGTGTGGGGCGCGCATAATCGATGACAGTTACAACTCCAATCCTGCCTCAGCTCGTGCCGCCATTCGTTTCCTTACCGAACAAAAAGAACCTGGATGGTTGGTGCTTGGCGAGATGGGTGAGCTGGGCAGTAATGCGCCCGACATGCACGCCAGTATCGGCAAGCTCGCTTATGAGCTCGGCGTGGAGCGACTGTTCGCGGTCGGATCGCATAGCCGTGCCGCGGTGGCTGCGTTTGGTAAAGGAGCGCTTTGGTTTGAAACGGTTGAGGAGCTTGAGCGGGCGCTGAACCGAGAGTTACGGCTTGGTGTGAACGTGCTTATCAAAGCCTCACGCGCAATGCGCCTCGAACGACTCACCGACGCACTGTGTCGCCCACCCGAATCACTCACGTCCTCATCAAGCGGAGCAGGCGCATGCTGA
- the mraY gene encoding phospho-N-acetylmuramoyl-pentapeptide-transferase, translated as MLIILAEYLEQYYSGFNVFGYQTMRAILGALTALLMSFIVGPMMIRRLSAYQIGQNVRDDGPETHFVKAGTPTMGGALILVSIAVSTLLWSNLSNRYVWIVLFATLSFGLIGFVDDYKKLVLKNSKGLSARAKLISQTLAATVTAYWLYATAVNPAVELALHVPFFKDVMVPLGIFYIATTIFMIVAFSNAVNLTDGLDGLAIMPTVMVGAALGIFAYASGNVNFSNYLSIPYIAGSGEMLIFCAALGGAGLGFLWFNTYPAQVFMGDVGALALGAALSVVAVVVRQELVLAIMGGVFVMETVSVVLQVVSYKLTGKRLFRMAPIHHHYELKGWAEPKVIVRFWIITVILVLVGLATLKLR; from the coding sequence ATGCTGATTATTCTCGCGGAATATCTCGAGCAGTATTACTCCGGCTTCAATGTGTTTGGCTATCAGACGATGCGTGCCATTCTGGGGGCGCTGACCGCGTTATTAATGTCTTTCATTGTTGGGCCCATGATGATACGTCGGCTGAGTGCGTATCAGATCGGCCAGAATGTGCGTGATGACGGGCCTGAGACGCACTTTGTGAAAGCCGGCACACCGACGATGGGTGGGGCGTTGATTTTAGTGTCGATTGCGGTGAGCACGCTGTTGTGGTCCAACCTCAGTAATCGCTATGTATGGATCGTTCTTTTTGCCACGCTTTCATTCGGTCTGATCGGATTTGTTGATGACTATAAAAAGTTGGTTCTGAAAAACTCGAAAGGTCTGAGCGCCCGAGCAAAGCTGATCAGCCAGACACTGGCCGCGACGGTCACAGCCTATTGGCTCTATGCGACAGCTGTTAACCCCGCCGTAGAGCTGGCGCTGCACGTGCCCTTTTTCAAAGACGTTATGGTGCCGCTGGGCATATTTTATATCGCTACCACCATTTTTATGATTGTGGCCTTTAGCAACGCAGTGAATCTCACCGATGGTCTCGATGGGCTAGCCATTATGCCGACGGTGATGGTAGGCGCGGCGCTCGGAATCTTTGCTTACGCGTCAGGCAATGTGAATTTTTCCAATTACTTGAGTATCCCGTACATTGCGGGCTCGGGTGAAATGCTGATCTTTTGCGCCGCACTTGGCGGCGCGGGTCTGGGGTTTTTGTGGTTCAACACCTACCCCGCTCAGGTGTTCATGGGGGACGTCGGTGCGTTGGCGCTCGGTGCTGCCTTGAGCGTTGTGGCGGTAGTGGTTCGTCAAGAGCTGGTGCTCGCCATTATGGGTGGCGTGTTTGTGATGGAAACGGTGTCGGTGGTGCTCCAAGTGGTGTCCTACAAGTTAACCGGCAAGCGTCTGTTCAGAATGGCCCCCATACACCACCACTACGAATTAAAAGGTTGGGCCGAACCCAAGGTGATCGTGCGCTTTTGGATTATTACCGTAATCCTGGTGTTGGTCGGTTTGGCAACGCTCAAATTGCGATAG
- the murD gene encoding UDP-N-acetylmuramoyl-L-alanine--D-glutamate ligase, with protein sequence MTVDNAYQDTTQRGVDLVVGLGASGYSCARFLTRQGREIRVLDSRLEPPYATRLRETLPDVDVAFGEFDDASLSDVGRVITSPGIPSSVPLLQRAFEQGLEVISDIELFAQAAPAHVVGITGSNGKSTVTSWIAHVLNEAGFDCLCGGNLGVPALDLLDNEIPDYYVLELSSFQLERTHTLHLKAAAILNIGVDHIDHHGDLESYQNAKWRILDHCETAVLYAPLAQSAHFSGVQAHVPNVVLYGADAAGELVGNESNAAQWTWHLSWSAAQADGQPGQGWLCREGQRLLPTSVLKVMGRHNHLNALAVLALAECCGLEFTQIVEGMTSFAGLDHRMQWVGESRGVTWINDSKGTNSDATIAALSALDGGVVLIAGGQAKGDDFSRLADALVAQPQVSAVILIGADADRIERALSEREYAHNIVHAASMEEAVSQAARHAREGDTVLLSPACASFDMFDNYEARGEAFMQAWRALI encoded by the coding sequence ATGACGGTCGATAACGCTTATCAGGACACCACGCAACGCGGCGTGGATTTAGTCGTTGGCCTGGGTGCCAGCGGTTACTCCTGTGCGCGATTTTTGACGCGTCAAGGTCGCGAGATTCGTGTGCTCGATAGCCGACTCGAACCGCCGTATGCGACGCGTCTGCGCGAGACGCTGCCGGATGTCGACGTGGCGTTTGGCGAGTTTGATGACGCCTCTTTGTCGGACGTGGGCCGAGTGATCACCTCGCCAGGTATTCCATCCAGTGTGCCGTTGCTGCAGCGCGCGTTTGAGCAAGGCTTAGAGGTGATCAGCGATATAGAGCTGTTTGCACAAGCGGCTCCGGCACACGTCGTAGGCATTACCGGTTCGAATGGCAAAAGCACCGTGACCAGTTGGATTGCGCATGTATTGAACGAAGCTGGATTCGATTGTCTGTGCGGCGGCAATCTTGGCGTGCCGGCTTTGGATCTACTCGATAACGAAATACCCGACTACTACGTGCTTGAACTCTCCAGTTTTCAGCTTGAGCGCACGCATACTCTGCATTTAAAAGCAGCAGCGATACTCAATATTGGTGTTGATCACATTGATCATCATGGCGACCTTGAGTCATATCAAAATGCGAAGTGGCGCATTCTTGATCATTGCGAAACAGCGGTGCTCTATGCGCCACTTGCTCAGAGTGCGCATTTTAGTGGCGTACAGGCACACGTACCCAATGTGGTGTTATACGGCGCCGATGCTGCTGGCGAACTCGTGGGCAACGAATCGAACGCAGCGCAATGGACTTGGCACTTGAGCTGGTCGGCTGCGCAGGCAGATGGGCAGCCGGGTCAAGGGTGGCTGTGCCGAGAAGGCCAGCGCTTGCTGCCCACTTCGGTGCTGAAGGTAATGGGACGTCACAACCATCTCAACGCGCTAGCGGTCTTGGCGTTGGCCGAGTGCTGCGGGCTCGAGTTTACGCAGATCGTTGAAGGCATGACTTCGTTTGCGGGTCTCGATCATCGGATGCAGTGGGTGGGCGAAAGTCGGGGTGTGACCTGGATCAATGACTCGAAAGGCACCAACAGTGATGCGACGATCGCCGCGCTCAGTGCGCTGGATGGTGGTGTCGTGCTTATTGCGGGTGGGCAAGCGAAGGGAGACGATTTTTCGCGGTTGGCGGACGCGCTCGTCGCCCAGCCACAAGTGAGCGCGGTGATATTGATTGGTGCCGATGCGGATCGTATTGAGCGCGCCCTGAGCGAGCGAGAATACGCGCACAACATCGTGCATGCTGCGTCGATGGAAGAAGCGGTTAGCCAGGCCGCGCGCCACGCGCGTGAAGGTGACACGGTTCTGCTGTCTCCCGCGTGTGCGAGCTTCGATATGTTCGATAACTATGAGGCACGCGGTGAGGCTTTCATGCAGGCATGGAGAGCGCTGATATGA
- the ftsW gene encoding putative lipid II flippase FtsW, with amino-acid sequence MKTPRIALPVWRFDPIMLTITLALLLIGLLMMSSASITVSEQDYGDPLFLLKKQAVFTLIGLIGVIAAMSVPARFWQWSGYLSLIVAFVLLIVVLIPGIGHTVNGSTRWIRLGFMNFQASEAARLLMLFYLCSYLVRHNDQVRESFAGFAKPMLFVVLASCLLLLEPDFGAATVLLGVTLGVLFIGGVRFRHYVLLVVLAVAAMAAMATSSTYRMQRLTAFWDPWQDPFGNGFQLTQSLIAIGRGELFGVGLGDSVQKLFYLPEAHTDFVFAVLAEEFGLMGSVLVLALFFALVARGFAIARRAMRMDLPFQGYLAYSISIWFALQSFINIGVNMGALPTKGLTLPLMSYGGSSLIMSMVSVGILLRIYHEVAGVESKVDMAPLMASNATRKAAANAARATAKRAAKTRGRRAAA; translated from the coding sequence ATGAAAACACCGCGCATCGCATTGCCCGTATGGCGCTTTGATCCGATTATGCTGACCATTACTTTGGCGCTGCTATTGATCGGGTTACTCATGATGTCGTCAGCGTCGATCACGGTTTCCGAGCAGGACTACGGCGATCCGCTGTTTCTCCTTAAGAAGCAGGCCGTGTTCACGCTTATAGGTCTTATCGGTGTGATCGCGGCGATGAGTGTGCCCGCTCGTTTCTGGCAATGGTCAGGCTATCTGTCGTTAATCGTCGCGTTTGTGTTGCTTATCGTAGTGCTGATTCCGGGAATTGGTCACACCGTAAACGGCAGTACCCGTTGGATTCGGCTCGGGTTTATGAACTTTCAGGCCTCAGAAGCAGCTCGGCTATTGATGCTGTTTTACCTGTGTAGCTACCTGGTGCGCCACAACGACCAGGTGCGTGAATCGTTTGCCGGATTTGCTAAACCCATGCTCTTTGTGGTTCTGGCAAGCTGCCTGTTGTTACTCGAACCGGATTTTGGCGCGGCCACGGTGCTACTCGGTGTCACACTGGGTGTGCTGTTCATTGGCGGCGTACGCTTTCGCCACTATGTGCTATTGGTGGTATTGGCGGTGGCCGCGATGGCGGCCATGGCAACATCGTCGACCTACCGCATGCAACGTCTGACGGCTTTTTGGGATCCGTGGCAGGACCCGTTTGGTAATGGTTTTCAACTCACCCAATCGCTCATTGCTATTGGGCGTGGCGAGCTGTTCGGCGTGGGCTTGGGCGACAGTGTACAAAAACTGTTTTATCTGCCTGAAGCCCACACCGATTTTGTTTTTGCCGTACTCGCCGAAGAATTTGGTCTCATGGGATCCGTGCTGGTCCTGGCGCTGTTTTTTGCACTGGTCGCACGCGGTTTCGCTATCGCGCGTCGCGCCATGCGCATGGATTTGCCGTTTCAAGGTTATTTGGCCTACAGCATTTCCATTTGGTTTGCCCTGCAGTCGTTTATCAACATTGGCGTGAATATGGGCGCATTGCCCACCAAAGGCCTGACTCTGCCGCTCATGAGCTACGGCGGAAGCAGCCTGATCATGTCGATGGTGTCTGTGGGTATTTTGCTGCGCATTTATCACGAGGTAGCGGGTGTTGAATCGAAAGTCGATATGGCCCCGCTCATGGCGAGTAATGCAACGCGTAAAGCCGCCGCTAATGCGGCGCGAGCGACGGCTAAACGCGCGGCTAAAACCCGTGGACGGAGGGCGGCAGCATGA
- the murG gene encoding undecaprenyldiphospho-muramoylpentapeptide beta-N-acetylglucosaminyltransferase, with protein sequence MSRILVMAGGTGGHIFPALAVAKKLRGLGCEVRWLGSQGGMEQRLVDKAGFEGDWISVAGVRGKGWRTKLLAPFRLVASVWQALRVLRLRRPDAVLGMGGFASGPGGLAAWLTRRPLIIHEQNAVAGTTNKVLSRLADKVFTAFPHAFGTRAQAVVGNPVRDDIIALPVPEQRFAKREGALRVLVLGGSQGALALNEYVPRELAEWAKTQPISVLHQSGERTFSTAQDAYEGARLTVNVVPFITDMAQAYGWADLAVCRAGALTISELAAAGLAAVLVPFPFAIDDHQTLNAAYLEQVGAGRILAERDCQPGALVAMLKEVADDRGRLLAMATAARHQRQPDSANVVAVSCVELASGVAL encoded by the coding sequence ATGAGTCGCATTCTGGTCATGGCCGGTGGCACAGGCGGGCATATTTTTCCAGCTTTGGCGGTGGCCAAAAAGCTCCGTGGCTTGGGGTGCGAGGTGCGTTGGCTTGGCAGTCAGGGCGGCATGGAACAACGACTCGTGGATAAAGCAGGCTTCGAGGGCGATTGGATTTCGGTCGCTGGCGTGCGAGGCAAAGGGTGGCGCACTAAGCTCTTGGCCCCATTTCGTCTGGTGGCCAGTGTTTGGCAGGCGCTACGAGTATTGCGTTTACGCCGACCGGATGCCGTGCTCGGTATGGGCGGTTTTGCGTCCGGCCCAGGCGGCCTTGCCGCATGGCTCACCCGGCGGCCGTTGATCATTCACGAGCAAAACGCCGTGGCGGGCACGACCAACAAAGTCCTGTCCCGACTTGCCGATAAAGTGTTTACGGCGTTTCCGCATGCGTTTGGAACGCGTGCACAAGCGGTTGTCGGTAATCCAGTGCGCGACGACATCATCGCGCTTCCAGTACCTGAGCAACGATTTGCCAAACGTGAGGGCGCATTGCGCGTGCTCGTACTGGGCGGTAGTCAGGGTGCGCTGGCGTTGAATGAGTATGTGCCTCGCGAACTGGCTGAGTGGGCCAAAACGCAGCCGATAAGCGTGCTGCATCAGTCCGGCGAGCGCACGTTTTCAACCGCCCAAGATGCCTATGAAGGCGCGCGACTCACGGTCAATGTCGTGCCGTTCATAACGGACATGGCCCAGGCGTACGGTTGGGCTGATTTGGCCGTGTGCCGTGCCGGTGCGCTGACGATCTCCGAACTCGCGGCGGCCGGGCTCGCGGCGGTGCTGGTGCCGTTTCCATTTGCCATAGACGATCATCAGACGCTTAATGCCGCGTATCTTGAACAAGTGGGTGCGGGGCGCATTCTCGCTGAGCGGGATTGTCAACCTGGTGCACTCGTGGCCATGCTCAAAGAAGTCGCGGACGATCGCGGGCGGCTTTTGGCCATGGCGACGGCGGCGCGTCACCAGCGCCAGCCCGACTCGGCGAATGTGGTCGCCGTGTCGTGCGTGGAACTCGCTTCGGGAGTGGCGCTATGA
- the murC gene encoding UDP-N-acetylmuramate--L-alanine ligase has product MNDRMRRINRIHFVGIGGVGMGGIAEVLINLGYLVQGSDLHEGSVTRRLQSLGATLFIGHDAAHVAEADVVVVSSAIAGGNPEVDEAHRLRIPVVRRAEMLGELMRFRHAIAVAGTHGKTTTTSLVASVLAEGGEDPTFVIGGQLISAGSNARLGAGKYLVAEADESDASFLHLQPMIAIVTNVDADHLATYDNDFEKLKSGFTDFLHNLPFYGLVVLCGDDEGATSLIPSITRSVLTYGTGPDNDLRAVNIERDGMVMRFDVLSETHDTLSIELNLPGLHNVRNALAAIAIARELNIADEAVARALNQFEGIGRRFQVYGDIETSAGQVLMVDDYGHHPTEVDATVQAANRGWPDRRLVVVFQPHRYTRTRDLFDDFARVLSKADVLLLCNVYPAGEAPIAGADSRSLARAIRTRGQVEPILIDDLDNLPNVLSAVLKEQDLLLTLGAGSIGGVAAALPTALRACADGEGA; this is encoded by the coding sequence ATGAACGATCGCATGCGCCGTATCAATCGTATTCACTTTGTGGGCATCGGTGGCGTTGGTATGGGCGGCATCGCCGAGGTGCTGATCAATCTGGGCTATCTGGTGCAAGGGTCGGATTTGCACGAAGGCAGTGTGACGCGCCGACTTCAAAGCTTGGGGGCCACGCTGTTTATAGGCCATGACGCCGCGCATGTTGCCGAAGCGGATGTGGTAGTGGTATCGAGCGCCATTGCCGGCGGTAATCCAGAAGTAGACGAGGCTCATCGTTTGCGCATTCCGGTTGTACGCCGCGCCGAAATGCTCGGTGAACTGATGCGTTTTCGACACGCGATAGCGGTTGCCGGTACGCATGGTAAGACCACCACAACCAGTCTGGTGGCGAGCGTGTTGGCCGAAGGTGGTGAGGACCCCACCTTTGTCATTGGTGGGCAGCTTATTAGCGCCGGCAGTAATGCACGTCTCGGCGCGGGCAAATACTTGGTTGCCGAAGCCGATGAAAGCGATGCGTCGTTTCTGCACCTGCAACCGATGATTGCGATCGTCACCAATGTCGATGCGGATCATTTGGCGACATACGATAACGATTTTGAAAAGCTAAAGAGTGGTTTTACCGACTTTCTGCATAACCTGCCGTTTTACGGTCTCGTTGTGCTGTGCGGTGACGACGAAGGCGCAACGTCGCTCATCCCATCGATTACCCGCTCCGTTCTGACTTACGGCACGGGGCCCGACAACGACCTTCGCGCTGTGAATATTGAACGCGACGGTATGGTCATGCGCTTCGATGTGTTAAGCGAGACACACGACACGCTCTCAATCGAGCTCAACTTGCCCGGACTGCACAACGTGCGCAACGCGCTCGCGGCGATTGCCATTGCGCGCGAACTGAATATTGCCGATGAGGCCGTGGCCAGAGCGCTCAATCAGTTCGAGGGTATTGGTCGACGCTTTCAAGTGTATGGCGACATCGAGACGTCAGCCGGTCAGGTGTTGATGGTGGACGACTATGGCCATCATCCAACGGAAGTCGACGCAACCGTGCAGGCGGCCAATCGCGGATGGCCTGATCGTCGGCTTGTGGTGGTGTTTCAGCCGCATCGTTATACGCGCACGCGTGATTTGTTCGATGACTTTGCGCGCGTTTTGTCCAAGGCGGACGTACTGCTGTTGTGCAATGTGTATCCCGCCGGCGAAGCGCCGATTGCCGGTGCTGACAGCCGCTCATTGGCGCGTGCGATTCGTACGCGCGGTCAAGTCGAGCCGATATTGATCGATGATCTGGACAACTTACCGAATGTGTTGAGTGCGGTGCTCAAGGAACAGGATCTGCTGCTGACACTTGGTGCGGGCAGCATCGGCGGTGTAGCGGCAGCGTTACCAACAGCACTTCGCGCCTGTGCGGATGGGGAGGGAGCATGA
- a CDS encoding D-alanine--D-alanine ligase — MSLPPLRIQDPAEFGKVAVLMGGWSAERDISLQTGTAILAALRSRGIEAQTVDPRDSFQAALQDGGYARAFIALHGRGGEDGTVQGALELLQIPYTGSGVLGSAISMDKVRSKQLFEAAGLATPGYRLVRFADELDDAAAALGFPLAVKPAREGSSIGLNKVTRADELRRAFDAANALDTHVLLEQWIEGPEYTAAVMSGVVLPMIRIETPNVFYDYEAKYFSNTTQYHCPCGLDPDTEARYAQDVLNAFEATSARGWGRVDFMTDSNGSALMLEVNTVPGMTATSLVPMAAKELGCSFEELVWRVLETSLSDEEARHVD; from the coding sequence ATGAGCCTACCTCCGTTACGTATTCAGGACCCAGCCGAGTTCGGCAAAGTAGCGGTATTGATGGGCGGCTGGTCGGCCGAGCGGGACATTTCGTTGCAAACCGGCACCGCCATTCTCGCCGCACTTCGGTCTCGTGGAATAGAAGCCCAGACGGTTGATCCACGTGACTCATTTCAAGCGGCGCTTCAGGATGGCGGATACGCTCGCGCGTTCATCGCGCTTCATGGGCGGGGTGGCGAGGACGGTACCGTGCAGGGTGCATTAGAGCTCTTGCAAATCCCCTACACCGGTAGCGGTGTGTTGGGGTCGGCAATCAGTATGGATAAGGTGCGCAGCAAACAGTTGTTTGAAGCAGCGGGTTTAGCCACACCCGGTTATCGACTTGTGCGCTTTGCTGATGAGCTTGACGACGCGGCCGCTGCACTTGGCTTTCCACTGGCGGTAAAGCCTGCACGCGAGGGGTCGAGTATCGGTCTAAACAAAGTGACGCGGGCTGACGAATTGCGTCGTGCATTTGATGCGGCGAACGCACTCGACACGCACGTTTTACTCGAACAATGGATCGAAGGGCCGGAGTATACGGCGGCGGTCATGAGTGGCGTGGTGTTGCCCATGATTCGTATTGAGACGCCAAACGTGTTTTACGACTATGAGGCCAAATATTTTTCGAACACCACGCAGTATCACTGTCCATGTGGACTCGATCCTGATACCGAAGCGCGCTACGCGCAGGACGTGTTGAATGCGTTCGAGGCGACCTCCGCGCGCGGTTGGGGTCGGGTCGATTTCATGACCGATAGCAACGGCAGCGCACTCATGTTGGAAGTCAACACGGTGCCGGGTATGACCGCTACGAGTCTTGTGCCGATGGCCGCCAAAGAGCTGGGCTGTTCGTTCGAGGAGCTTGTGTGGCGCGTCCTAGAGACGAGCTTATCCGACGAGGAGGCACGCCATGTGGACTAA
- a CDS encoding cell division protein FtsQ/DivIB, with protein MWTKRKKTNRMRKEKKVRRAPQMPKVQFTGVQLPLRSLALFAVVGLVSVIAWRLADRPVSAILVNAPFQRVSAMQIEAVVRAELGRGLLTTDLDQVRAKLEAHAWVDEVRLRRRWPDALEVGVVEQQAAARWGDSGLLNTRGELFIEDTARAVSELPQLIGPKGEETQVAARYLQLHATLLKHGFQLRAVRLDERGAWRLTLSSGLEVRLGRESVDERVERFLTLVTPLIAGRAELVDYIDMRYANGFAIGWSDSEDDTGEEQDA; from the coding sequence ATGTGGACTAAACGGAAAAAAACCAATCGCATGCGCAAAGAGAAGAAAGTGCGTCGTGCACCGCAAATGCCGAAAGTGCAGTTCACAGGTGTGCAGCTCCCGCTGCGGTCTCTGGCTTTGTTTGCAGTAGTTGGGCTTGTTTCCGTGATTGCCTGGCGACTGGCGGACCGGCCGGTGAGCGCCATTTTAGTCAACGCGCCGTTCCAACGGGTGTCGGCGATGCAGATTGAAGCGGTGGTGCGGGCTGAATTGGGCCGTGGTTTGCTAACGACGGACCTGGATCAAGTCCGGGCCAAACTCGAAGCGCATGCCTGGGTCGACGAGGTGCGTTTGCGACGTCGTTGGCCTGACGCGTTGGAAGTCGGCGTTGTGGAACAACAAGCCGCCGCGAGATGGGGTGATTCCGGATTGCTGAATACGCGCGGTGAACTGTTTATTGAAGACACCGCTCGCGCGGTCAGTGAGCTGCCGCAGTTGATCGGCCCAAAAGGCGAAGAGACTCAGGTAGCGGCACGTTATCTGCAGCTTCACGCCACGTTGCTCAAACATGGTTTTCAGCTTCGTGCCGTCAGGCTGGATGAGCGCGGCGCGTGGCGACTGACGTTGTCATCGGGGCTTGAAGTGCGGTTAGGGAGAGAGTCGGTGGACGAGCGTGTCGAGCGGTTTCTAACGCTCGTGACACCGTTGATCGCGGGGCGAGCAGAACTGGTCGATTACATCGATATGCGTTACGCCAACGGCTTTGCAATTGGCTGGTCTGACAGCGAAGACGACACTGGGGAAGAGCAAGATGCCTAA
- the ftsA gene encoding cell division protein FtsA, whose protein sequence is MPKQEKNLIVGLDIGTSKVVAIVGEINEEGELEVIGIGTNPSRGLKKGVVVNIESTVHSIRRAVEEAELMADCEVHSVYAGIAGSHVRSLNSHGIVAIREKEVSASDVDRAIDSARAVAIPADQKTLHVLPQEFVIDGQEGIKEPIGMHGVRLEAKVHMVTGAASAAQNIVKCVQRCGLEVDDVVLEQLASSYSVLTEDEKELGVCLVDIGGGTTDIAVFAGGAIQHTAVIPIAGDQVTNDIAVSMRTPTQHAEEIKIRYACALSQLANPDETIEVPSVGDRPPRRLARQTLAEIVEPRYEELFSLISEELRRSGFEPVIAAGIVVTGGTAKMEGAVELAEEVFHMPVRLGVPQHVYGLADVVRNPIHATGVGLLLYGRDNISSRNVDSGGVGLKDVWERMKSWFRGNF, encoded by the coding sequence ATGCCTAAACAAGAAAAAAATCTCATTGTGGGTCTGGATATCGGCACGTCTAAAGTAGTGGCGATTGTGGGTGAGATTAATGAAGAAGGTGAACTCGAGGTAATCGGCATCGGCACGAACCCGTCACGTGGGCTGAAGAAAGGTGTCGTCGTCAATATTGAATCCACCGTTCATTCCATTCGTCGCGCCGTTGAGGAAGCCGAACTGATGGCCGATTGCGAGGTGCACTCGGTGTATGCCGGGATTGCTGGGTCGCACGTTCGATCACTAAACTCACATGGCATCGTCGCTATTCGAGAGAAAGAAGTGTCGGCGTCTGACGTGGATCGAGCCATCGACTCAGCCCGCGCGGTCGCCATTCCAGCCGATCAAAAGACCTTACATGTGTTGCCGCAGGAGTTTGTCATTGATGGTCAAGAGGGCATCAAAGAACCAATCGGCATGCATGGTGTTCGCCTGGAGGCCAAGGTCCATATGGTGACCGGCGCAGCGAGCGCTGCACAGAACATCGTTAAGTGTGTCCAGCGCTGTGGGCTTGAAGTGGATGATGTGGTGCTCGAGCAGTTGGCGTCGAGTTACTCGGTATTGACCGAGGATGAGAAAGAACTCGGTGTGTGTCTGGTCGATATTGGCGGTGGCACAACCGATATTGCGGTGTTCGCGGGCGGTGCCATTCAGCATACGGCGGTCATTCCGATCGCGGGCGATCAGGTGACCAATGACATCGCCGTATCGATGCGCACGCCCACGCAACACGCAGAAGAAATCAAGATCCGGTACGCCTGCGCGCTGTCGCAGCTGGCCAATCCGGACGAAACCATCGAAGTGCCAAGTGTCGGCGATCGACCGCCGCGACGACTGGCTCGTCAAACGCTCGCCGAGATCGTTGAGCCACGCTATGAGGAGTTATTCAGCCTCATCAGTGAAGAGCTGCGCCGGTCTGGCTTTGAGCCTGTGATCGCTGCCGGCATCGTCGTGACGGGCGGTACAGCCAAAATGGAGGGTGCCGTAGAGCTGGCCGAAGAAGTGTTTCATATGCCGGTTCGCTTGGGCGTACCGCAACACGTTTACGGTTTGGCGGACGTCGTACGCAATCCCATCCATGCCACGGGTGTAGGGCTGTTGCTCTACGGTCGCGACAATATTTCCAGCCGGAACGTCGACTCGGGCGGCGTGGGCTTAAAGGATGTTTGGGAACGAATGAAATCTTGGTTTAGAGGCAATTTTTAG